One stretch of Cellulomonas wangsupingiae DNA includes these proteins:
- a CDS encoding carbohydrate-binding domain-containing protein, whose protein sequence is MRRTLARLTLPAALAAALLAGCSATSAPEQGLSSGASADTSGTAGTDVADVDPAAADTTVQAELDANHDAVAADAAWDEASAVRVTLDGTTASADGDGVEVDGGTVTITAAGTYVLTGTLSDGQVVVDTADPEQVTLVLDGAAITSSTTSPLQVLAAEEVVVVLADGTASTLVDANTYADADAEDAPGAALYSAADLTIAGTGSLTVTGNANDGIASKDDLVVASGTLDVTAVDDGLRGKDALVVLDGDLTVDAGGDGLKADADDDATRGYVHVAGGTLDVTAGDDGITATTDVLVGGGAVSIVAGGGAAQAASVTEDVSPKGVAAGVALVVGGGRLHVDAADDALHSDGNLTVTDGDVQVTAGDDAVHAERGLLVGGGTLDVTASVEGIEGEVVTISGGDVTVVASDDAVNGSSPTVSGSMQPIEGVAVTISGGTVVLDAGGDGLDSNGDLTVSGGTVVVNGPTSSGNGATDVNGTFTVSGGVLLAAGSSGMAQTPAASSPQSFVSLTSPQGIAAGTVVHVLDADGTVVATFGTSKAVGSLLLSSADVVAGEEYRLAVGGTASGASTGGLRESGDATGASIEADATAGVESGGTGGPGGRPGGGAAGGAGGRPDGRPDGPPASAPTRP, encoded by the coding sequence ATGCGACGCACCCTCGCCCGGCTCACCCTGCCGGCCGCCCTGGCCGCTGCCCTGCTGGCCGGCTGCTCGGCCACGTCGGCGCCGGAGCAGGGCCTCTCGTCCGGCGCGTCCGCGGACACGTCCGGCACGGCGGGGACCGACGTCGCGGACGTCGACCCGGCCGCCGCCGACACGACCGTCCAGGCCGAGCTCGACGCCAACCACGACGCGGTCGCGGCGGACGCGGCGTGGGACGAGGCGTCCGCGGTGAGGGTGACGCTCGACGGCACCACGGCGTCGGCCGACGGCGACGGCGTCGAGGTCGACGGCGGCACCGTGACGATCACGGCGGCCGGCACGTACGTGCTGACCGGGACGCTGAGCGACGGGCAGGTGGTCGTCGACACCGCCGACCCCGAGCAGGTGACGCTCGTGCTCGACGGCGCCGCGATCACGTCGTCGACGACCTCGCCGCTGCAGGTCCTGGCTGCGGAGGAGGTGGTCGTCGTGCTGGCCGACGGGACGGCCAGCACGCTCGTCGACGCGAACACGTACGCCGACGCGGACGCCGAGGACGCCCCGGGCGCCGCCCTGTACTCCGCGGCCGACCTGACGATCGCCGGGACCGGGTCGCTGACGGTCACGGGCAACGCGAACGACGGCATCGCGTCGAAGGACGACCTCGTCGTCGCGTCGGGGACGCTCGACGTGACCGCCGTGGACGACGGCCTGCGCGGCAAGGACGCCCTCGTGGTGCTGGACGGCGACCTCACCGTGGACGCGGGCGGTGACGGCCTGAAGGCCGACGCGGACGACGACGCCACGCGCGGCTACGTGCACGTGGCGGGCGGGACGCTCGACGTGACGGCCGGCGACGACGGGATCACCGCGACGACCGACGTTCTGGTCGGCGGCGGCGCGGTGAGCATCGTCGCCGGGGGCGGTGCGGCGCAGGCCGCGTCGGTCACCGAGGACGTCTCGCCGAAGGGCGTCGCCGCGGGTGTCGCGCTCGTCGTCGGCGGCGGGCGCCTGCACGTCGACGCCGCGGACGACGCGCTGCACTCCGACGGCAACCTCACGGTCACGGACGGCGACGTGCAGGTGACCGCCGGCGACGACGCCGTGCACGCCGAGCGCGGCCTGCTCGTCGGCGGCGGCACGCTCGACGTCACCGCGTCGGTCGAGGGCATCGAGGGCGAGGTCGTCACGATCAGCGGCGGCGACGTCACCGTCGTGGCGTCCGACGACGCGGTCAACGGCTCGTCGCCGACGGTGAGCGGGTCGATGCAGCCGATCGAGGGGGTCGCCGTGACGATCAGCGGCGGCACGGTCGTCCTGGACGCCGGGGGCGACGGCCTCGACTCCAACGGTGACCTGACCGTCAGCGGGGGCACCGTCGTCGTCAACGGGCCCACGAGCAGCGGCAACGGCGCGACGGACGTCAACGGCACGTTCACCGTGAGCGGCGGCGTGCTGCTGGCCGCGGGCTCGTCGGGCATGGCGCAGACCCCGGCCGCGAGCAGCCCGCAGTCGTTCGTGTCCCTGACGTCGCCGCAGGGCATCGCCGCCGGGACGGTCGTGCACGTGCTCGACGCCGACGGGACCGTGGTCGCGACGTTCGGGACGAGCAAGGCGGTCGGCAGCCTGCTGCTCTCCTCGGCCGACGTCGTCGCGGGCGAGGAGTACCGGCTGGCGGTCGGCGGCACGGCCTCGGGCGCCTCCACCGGCGGGCTCCGCGAGTCCGGCGACGCGACGGGCGCGAGCATCGAGGCCGACGCCACCGCGGGCGTCGAGTCCGGCGGCACGGGCGGCCCCGGCGGCCGTCCCGGCGGCGGGGCGGCCGGCGGGGCAGGCGGCAGGCCGGACGGCAGGCCGGACGGCCCGCCCGCGAGCGCGCCCACCCGCCCCTGA